The following are encoded together in the Vanrija pseudolonga chromosome 7, complete sequence genome:
- the crf2_1 gene encoding putative glycosidase crf2, whose amino-acid sequence MRRFSVAAAAALLVGLASAPLAAFAQGITCNSTVHCPTTAPCCSEYGFCGTGQFCLGGCQPFSSNQPTSCKPNPVCKSYTTDFNDLSRVLLNATQYNGNASKWDWVLEKGTLVADPNGNGQRLTLTQSGGTLLSSTRYIHYGQIDFTMQASKWAGVVSAAITMSDVKDEIDIEFASTPTNQVQSNYFFLGVVNYTDNKGATHNFSGNTFTEMNTYTLNWQQDQLQWAVNGKVLRTVTKASTLSLDGTQYKYPSTPSRIQISIWPAGLPTSAKGTIEWAGGLIDWNDPDYVANGYFWNTFKSVSISCADEGVDNTDSTVLPDTVGYSYTGNDTSDTPMVTTTNHSTVLGSGAPGALSASISLIGMTAAAAIIPALTWSLF is encoded by the exons ATGCGCCGCTTCtctgtcgccgccgccgcagcgctgctcgtcggcctcgccagCGCACCGCTCGCCGCTTTCGCTCAAGGCATCACCTGTAACTCTACTGTGCACTGCCCGACCACGGCCCCCTGCTGTTCCGAATACGGCTTCTGCGGTACCGGCCAGTTCTGTCTCGGAGGCTGCCAGCCTTTCA GCTCGAACCAGCCCACATCGTGCAAGCCCAACCCCGTGTGCAAGTCGTACACGACGGATTTCAACGACCTCAGCCGCGTTCTGCTCAATGCGACCCAGTATAATGGTAACGCCTCAAAGTGGGACTGGGTCT TGGAAAAGGGCACCCTTGTTGCCGACCCCAACGGCAACGGTCAGCGCCTTACTTTGACCCAGAGTG GCGGTACCCTTCTCTCTTCGACCCGCTACATTCACTATGGCCAGATTGACTTTACGATGC AGGCGTCAAAGTGGGCCGGTgtcgtctcggccgccatcACCATGTCGGATGTCAAGGACGAGATTGATATCGAGTttgcgtcgacgccgacaaacCAGGTTCAGAGCAACTACTTCTTCCTCGGTGTCGTCAACTACACCGACAACAAGGGTGCCACCCACAACTTTTCCGGCAACACGTTCACTGAGATGAACACGTATACG CTCAACTGGCAGCAGGACCAGCTCCAGTGGGCTGTGAATGGCAAGGTCCTCCGTACCGTCACCAAGGCCAGTACCCTGTCACTGGACGGTACCCAGTA CAAGTACCCCTCTACCCCCTCGCGTATCCAGATTTCAATCTGGCCGGCCGGTCTGCCCACGTCTGCCAAGGGCACGATTGAGTGGGCCGGTGGTCTGATCGACTGGAACGACCCCGACTACGTCGCCAACGGCTACTTCTGGAACACGTTCAAGTCGGTAAGCATCAGCtgtgccgacgagggcgtcgacaACACGGACAGCACCGTCCTCCCCGACACGGTCGGTTACTCGTACACTGGTAACGACACGAGCGACACGCCT ATGGTCACGACAACAAACCACTCGACAGtgcttggcagcggcgcgcccgGTGCGCTCTCCGCCTCGATAAGCTTGATCGGCATgacggcagccgcggccaTCATTCCAGCCCTGACGTGGTCGTTGTTCTAG
- the crf2_1 gene encoding putative glycosidase crf2, with amino-acid sequence MRRFSVAAAAALLVGLASAPLAAFAQGITCNSTVHCPTTAPCCSEYGFCGTGQFCLGGCQPFSSNQPTSCKPNPVCKSYTTDFNDLSRVLLNATQYNGNASKWDWVCECRGHPAVVVPHAHIAVEKGTLVADPNGNGQRLTLTQSGGTLLSSTRYIHYGQIDFTMQASKWAGVVSAAITMSDVKDEIDIEFASTPTNQVQSNYFFLGVVNYTDNKGATHNFSGNTFTEMNTYTLNWQQDQLQWAVNGKVLRTVTKASTLSLDGTQYKYPSTPSRIQISIWPAGLPTSAKGTIEWAGGLIDWNDPDYVANGYFWNTFKSVSISCADEGVDNTDSTVLPDTVGYSYTGNDTSDTPMVTTTNHSTVLGSGAPGALSASISLIGMTAAAAIIPALTWSLF; translated from the exons ATGCGCCGCTTCtctgtcgccgccgccgcagcgctgctcgtcggcctcgccagCGCACCGCTCGCCGCTTTCGCTCAAGGCATCACCTGTAACTCTACTGTGCACTGCCCGACCACGGCCCCCTGCTGTTCCGAATACGGCTTCTGCGGTACCGGCCAGTTCTGTCTCGGAGGCTGCCAGCCTTTCA GCTCGAACCAGCCCACATCGTGCAAGCCCAACCCCGTGTGCAAGTCGTACACGACGGATTTCAACGACCTCAGCCGCGTTCTGCTCAATGCGACCCAGTATAATGGTAACGCCTCAAAGTGGGACTGGGTCTGTGAGTGCCGCGGACATCCCGCCGTAGTCGTCCCACATGCTCACATCGCAGTGGAAAAGGGCACCCTTGTTGCCGACCCCAACGGCAACGGTCAGCGCCTTACTTTGACCCAGAGTG GCGGTACCCTTCTCTCTTCGACCCGCTACATTCACTATGGCCAGATTGACTTTACGATGC AGGCGTCAAAGTGGGCCGGTgtcgtctcggccgccatcACCATGTCGGATGTCAAGGACGAGATTGATATCGAGTttgcgtcgacgccgacaaacCAGGTTCAGAGCAACTACTTCTTCCTCGGTGTCGTCAACTACACCGACAACAAGGGTGCCACCCACAACTTTTCCGGCAACACGTTCACTGAGATGAACACGTATACG CTCAACTGGCAGCAGGACCAGCTCCAGTGGGCTGTGAATGGCAAGGTCCTCCGTACCGTCACCAAGGCCAGTACCCTGTCACTGGACGGTACCCAGTA CAAGTACCCCTCTACCCCCTCGCGTATCCAGATTTCAATCTGGCCGGCCGGTCTGCCCACGTCTGCCAAGGGCACGATTGAGTGGGCCGGTGGTCTGATCGACTGGAACGACCCCGACTACGTCGCCAACGGCTACTTCTGGAACACGTTCAAGTCGGTAAGCATCAGCtgtgccgacgagggcgtcgacaACACGGACAGCACCGTCCTCCCCGACACGGTCGGTTACTCGTACACTGGTAACGACACGAGCGACACGCCT ATGGTCACGACAACAAACCACTCGACAGtgcttggcagcggcgcgcccgGTGCGCTCTCCGCCTCGATAAGCTTGATCGGCATgacggcagccgcggccaTCATTCCAGCCCTGACGTGGTCGTTGTTCTAG